ACAAGCAAGGTGCCATTTTCAAACAAGATATAGATCTCACTTAAATCACCATCACAAATTCAACCTAAACAAAATAAGGAAGGTGAGGCTTGATGGTGATTCATTGAAGTGGTGCCAATGAGTGTGAGTGTTAGAAGAATTCTTGTAGTAGTATCACGTTCGTTGTCTTTAATTCTATAGCATTCTGAGCTTTCTTCTGAACTCTTCTAATTTGTAGTCTCCATTATGGATTTGGAAGCGTTGACCGAGTTGTTCATGTTGTTCTCCTTGGTTTGGTTCTATATGACGCGATTCAGGTTGTTCAATTATTGTTTGGTGGGATGGGTGTCTAGTTAGGTTGGTCGACAAGACTACTTTCAAATTCATAACGTAAAAGATTTTGTCATCTTGGATCTACTTGTGATGATGGCTGAGTCATCATTTGTTAGGAAATTCATTGTCCTGTGTGAACCAACTCAGTGTCTTTGTGATGATGTGTTACCTTTAGTGTTAGTATTTTTCAACATATAGATAAATTCAGTTGCTTATGTTTGCTAGTATAATTTGCAACATTTGGAAtagtttatttctattttttttattatagtagGACTTCTATTCTCTTAATTGATATGGATTTAGATGTGAAAAACTACTAATATTCCTTCGAGGTCAAGCTTATCCTCCAATGACCAAGCTTTGTCTCAGGTTAAGGTCGAGCTTGATGGCTTAATCTCttcgtttttcttttcaataatatGAGATTGATTCATCTCATTATTTTTCCTTAATGCACGAAAGTGAGATATAATAGGATGCGATGACCATTATGGTTGATATGTCTTGGTGATAGGCCAATCGTTAAGGAGTTCAAATTCGGCCTTTCCAAGGTTATACGAAATAATTCACCAAATACCATTTTGACTTGGGAAGTAATATTACAacaatatattatgtatatttttagattatagTTATCCAAAGTGTTATAATCAAAAAATatcctaatttaaaaaaaatatttaaatattaacttagcatacaataattttttctaaCGTATAGTTCTACAACGTATTTTAgtcatgttaaaaaaaattataaataaattaaaaaaatgctaGACttcaaataataagaataagaatagtTTTTCCTAGAATTTCTATCTTACTAAACAAATCAATATTATACcatgaaatataatattgagaaagagaggagaaaaaacaaatgaaattacCCGTGAAACTTCATACTATTTATTGGTACATATATTTATTGGTAGAAACACAAgagacaaatataaaaaattctaaaacatatAAAGCAAATCTTATTGAAAAGGAGGTGAAATTATATGAGCAATCCCTTTGAAATTTTGACTTGATCTAGAACATATGAATTACTTTCAAAAACCAGCAAACACCTCAAGTGCATTTTCCATGTTCTGACTACGAGTTGAAGCAAAGAAATTGAGAAACTCTCCATAATGGAATGGACGATAATGAAGAGGATGAATTTTGTCATCAACCAAATCACGAGGCACCTCaatcttcatctcttcttttgGTGCCACAAAAACTCCAAAAGTgtatctctctttctctccacTCATTATCACTCTATGGGTAGCTGCATGAAGCCTTCCGTTGCTCCATGCCTGTTCATTAACAACAATTTCACTTcattataatgtaaaaattaagaaGCCAATGGCTACAATTTTCTACATACCTTCAATGCATCACCAACAATAACCACAAAGCAATTATCAGGTATCAGTATGTCAATCCATGTGCCTGTTTTGGATAGCACCTGCAAACCCTGAACTTCATTTTCCCACAAAATGGTTAAGGTGTTTTTATCAATGTGACCATTGGACTTATACTTGTTTTCAACATTGCTTTTTTCAGTATAGTACATGTTCAATCGTACGTCGCTAGAACTCTTCATGTTTTCAACCTCTAAAATGTGATGATGGGAAAGGCCATAACCATCCACAATCATTTTCAAGATCACCAAGCTTAAGTCTGACATCTTTAAGCCCATACCCTTCAATGTCTCACtacataaaaaaacacacacttttaatgaaattcattctataattttaaaaagactaaataaacaaaagttatgCATTGAATTGAATGTAAGAATGAATACCAAAAATGTGGGTTTCCTTGAGGCCACATGAGGTTGGTCAAGGTGTCCACAGATGTTGAGAGAAGAACATCATCGAGTCCAAAGCTTTCATAGTGAGTGTCCATGTAGTTATACAAGCTGAAGCTCCTAAAAGGCCTTGGACTGATGTATTGTTGCTTTGTTTCTTGAGGCAAATGAAACAATGCTTTCATATTCTTAAACAGCTCTTCGCGTGCACCTTTGGAATTGATCTCATCACACCTCAAGAGGAAGCAACCATCACTCTCACATGcttctttcactttcatgcTCATCTCTTTCCACTCCTCACTCCCTTCCTCTACTGCAATTCCACCCTTCCAAAAATCAAAACATGAAATCGTcatattctctttttttctctctagatgtgatttcttcttttacaaCTTCCTCTTGTACAATTTTCCAAGTTCGTCTTAGACCTATATATACATAGCTACCATGGATACTAATTTGCAAGCATATCATCAAAGACAATTCATAAATTGctcaattaataatatttattgctccattaatatcaataatcaaatttaatgagCCTTAATGAATGGAAACAAATTTCtccattaataatatttattgctCAATTTAATGAGCCTGAATGAAtggaaataaatttaatgaGTAGGATGGATTCGCTATAGACTAAATGATCGCTTGTTGTCCCAAGTTCGTTCTCCTTCCATCTTCTCCAAGTCGAGCAGACGGGTACTTGTCGAAGGCACTCCGACACTCAATGCAGTAAAAATGATCGAACGATTTATCACTATAAGTGATGCATGTGATGTGCATAATGTGCAAGGTGGTCTGAAATCATACCtgaaacctttatttatactggTTGCAATGGGCTTTTACCTTTTGTGGGTCTGATGACAACCCAATCACATCTTAACCTCCATTAGAGGCCTTGAGTTATTATCGTTTATAATCTATCTATATGGTCGACTAATGTGATTGACATGGTGGTCAGTTAGCTTAAATAGTCGGCTTGAGTTGTCGACCTGGACAGTAAGGCTGAGTGGCCCAGGCAGACAATGAAACTGCTTGTTGATTCTTACTAATATTTAAAGCTTTGcctttataaaatcaatttctcaTACGTTTAGATACTTCCCTTTATGTATATAGTAGTGTTTTGTTTACAAGACAAATTGGGATTTCGAACGCATAGATGTATTTGTCAATCCTGATTCAAGGAATATATTTGTTGTAAAGAAAATTGTAATAgacaattatttattaagagtaatatattttttttattattttaagttgcTTGCGTCGTTattaatctttctctttttctaataagtcacaattttttatcttaCAAATTAATCAGTTAGATgtgaaatattttcatttctgaTTATTTACTTCaaacacttaaaatataaaacctggttatgaataaaaagttaaataatttattgtgaaGTAGAAAATGTATTTGATGTTAAATAGATTTTCTATTCAAAGTGGATCAAGGAAGTAATTGTATGACTGAAAAACGATTTAGAAATTTCCTTTTCTATATGTGGTTAGTATAATTTGAATCTTCATATAGTTTCAgaaatttagttctttttttttggtttattatgtttatatgcGCTGAACTTATACATTGGTTTATTAATCACTAACATAATTNNNNNNNNNNNNNNNNNNNNNNNNNNNNNNNNNNNNNNNNNNNNNNNNNNNNNNNNNNNNNNNNNNNNNNNNNNNNNNNNNNNNNNNNNNNNNNNNNNNNNNNNNNNNNNNNNNNNNNNNNNNNNNNNNNNNNNNNNNNNNNNNNNNNNNNNNNNNNNNNNNNNNNNNNNNNNNNNNNNNNNNNNNNNNNNNNNNNNNNNNNNNNNNNNNNNNNNNNNNNNNNNNNNNNNNNNNNNNNNNNNNNNNNNNNNNNNNNNNNNNNNNNNNNNNNNNNNNNNNNNNNNNNNNNNNNNNNNNNNNNNNNNNNNNNNNNNNNNNNNNNNNNNNNNNNNNNNNNNNNNNNNNNNNNNNNNNNNNNNNNNNNNNNNNNNNNNNNNNNNNNNNNNNNNNNNNNNNNNNNNNNNNNNNNNNNNNNNNNNNNNNNNNNNNNNNNNNNNNNNNNNNNNNNNNNNNNNNNNNNNNNNNNNNNNNNNNNNNNNNNNNNNNNNNNNNNNNNNNNNNNNNNNNNNNNNNNNNNNNNNNNNNNNNNNNNNNNNNNNNNNNNNNNNNNNNNNNNNNNNNNNNNNNNNNNNNNNNNNNNNNNNNNNNNNNNNNNNNNNNNNNNNNNNNNNNNNNNNNNNNNNNNNNNNNNNNNNNNNNNNNNNNNNNNNNNNNNNNNNNNNNNNNNNNNNNNNNNNNNNNNNNNNNNNNNNNNNNNNNNNNNNNNNNNNNNNNNNNNNNNNNNNNNNNNNNNNNNNNNNNNNNNNNNNNNNNNNNNNNNNNNNNNNNNNNNNNNNNNNNNNNNNNNNNNNNNNNNNNNNNNNNNNNNNNNNNNNNNNNNNNNNNNNNNNNNNNNNNNNNNNNNNNNNNNNNNNNNNNNNNNNNNNNNNNNNNNNNNNNNNNNNNNNNNNNNNNNNNNNNNNNNNNNNNNNNNNNNNNNNNNNNNNNNNNNNNNNNNNNNNNNNNNNNNNNNNNNNNNNNNNNNNNNNNNNNNNNNNNNNNNNNNNNNNNNNNNNNNNNNNNNNNNNNNNNNNNNNNNNNNNNNNNNNNNNNNNNNNNNNNNNNNNNNNNNNNNNNNNNNNNNNNNNNNNNNNNNNNNNNNNNNNNNNNNNNNNNNNNNNNNNNNNNNNNNNNNNNNNNNNNNNNNNNNNNNNNNNNNNNNNNNNNNNNNNNNNNNNNNNNNNNNNNNNNNNNNNNNNNNNNNNNNNNNNNNNNNNNNNNNNNNNNNNNNNNNNNNNNNNNNNNNNNNNNNNNNNNNNNNNNNNNNNNNNNNNNNNNNNNNNNNNNNNNNNNNNNNNNNNNNNNNNNNNNNNNNNNNNNNNNNNNNNNNNNNNNNNNNNNNNNNNNNNNNNNNNNNNNNNNNNNNNNNNNNNNNNNNNNNNNNNNNNNNNNNNNNNNNNNNNNNNNNNNNNNNNNNNNNNNNNNNNNNNNNNNNNNNNNNNNNNNNNNNNNNNNNNNNNNNNNNNNNNNNNNNNNNNNNNNNNNNNNNNNNNNNNNNNNNNNNNNNNNNNNNNNNNNNNNNNNNNNNNNNNNNNNNNNNNNNNNNNNNNNNNNNNNNNNNNNNNNNNNNNNNNNNNNNNNNNNNNNNNNNNNNNNNNNNNNNNNNNNNNNNNNNNNNNNNNNNNNNNNNNNNNNNNNNNNNNNNNNNNNNNNNNNNNNNNNNNNNNNNNNNNNNNNNNNNNNNNNNNNNNNNNNNNNNNNNNNNNNNNNNNNNNNNNNNNNNNNNNNNNNNNNNNNNNNNNNNNNNNNNNNNNNNNNNNNNNNNNNNNNNNNNNNNNNNNNNNNNNNNNNNNNNNNNNNNNNNNNNNNNNNNNNNNNNNNNNNNNNNNNNNNNNNNNNNNNNNNNNNNNNNNNNNNNNNNNNNNNNNNNNNNNNNNNNNNNNNNNNNNNNNNNNNNNNNNNNNNNNNNNNNNNNNNNNNNNNNNNNNNNNNNNNNNNNNNNNNNNNNNNNNNNNNNNNNNNNNNNNNNNNNNNNNNNNNNNNNNNNNNNNNNNNNNNNNNNNNNNNNNNNNNNNNNNNNNNNNNNNNNNNNNNNNNNNNNNNNNNNNNNNNNNNNNNNNNNNNNNNNNNNNNNNNNNNNNNNNNNNNNNNNNNNNNNNNNNNNNNNNNNNNNNNNNNNNNNNNNNNNNNNNNNNNNNNNNNNNNNNNNNNNNNNNNNNNNNNNNNNNNNNNNNNNNNNNNNNNNNNNNNNNNNNNNNNNNNNNNNNNNNNNNNNNNNNNNNNNNNNNNNNNNNNNNNNNNNNNNNNNNNNNNNNNNNNNNNNNNNNNNNNNNNNNNNNNNNNNNNNNNNNNNNNNNNNNNNNNNNNNNNNNNNNNNNNNNNNNNNNNNNNNNNNNNNNNNNNNNNNNNNNNNNNNNNNNNNNNNNNNNNNNNNNNNNNNNNNNNNNNNNNNNNNNNNNNNNNNNNNNNNNNNNNNNNNNNNNNNNNNNNNNNNNNNNNNNNNNNNNNNNNNNNNNNNNNNNNNNNNNNNNNNNNNNNNNNNNNNNNNNNNNNNNNNNNNNNNNNNNNNNNNNNNNNNNNNNNNNNNNNNNNNNNNNNNNNNNNNNNNNNNNNNNNNNNNNNNNNNNNNNNNNNNNNNNNNNNNNNNNNNNNNNNNNNNNNNNNNNNNNNNNNNNNNNNNNNNNNNNNNNNNNNNNNNNNNNNNNNNNNNNNNNNNNNNNNNNNNNNNNNNNNNNNNNNNNNNNNNNNNNNNNNNNNNNNNNNNNNNNNNNNNNNNNNNNNNNNNNNNNNNNNNNNNNNNNNNNNNNNNNNNNNNNNNNNNNNNNNNNNNNNNNNNNNNNNNNNNNNNNNNNNNNNNNNNNNNNNNNNNNNNNNNNNNNNNNNNNNNNNNNNNNNNNNNNNNNNNNNNNNNNNNNNNNNNNNNNNNNNNNNNNNNNNNNNNNNNNNNNNNNNNNNNNNNNNNNNNNNNNNNNNNNNNNNNNNNNNNNNNNNNNNNNNNNNNNNNNNNNNNNNNNNNNNNNNNNNNNNNNNNNNNNNNNNNNNNNNNNNNNNNNNNNNNNNNNNNNNNNNNNNNNNNNNNNNNNNNNNNNNNNNNNNNNNNNNNNNNNNNNNNNNNNNNNNNNNNNNNNNNNNNNNNNNNNNNNNNNNNNNNNNNNNNNNNNNNNNNNNNNNNNNNNNNNNNNNNNNNNNNNNNNNNNNNNNNNNNNNNNNNNNNNNNNNNNNNNNNNNNNNNNNNNNNNNNNNNNNNNNNNNNNNNNNNNNNNNNNNNNNNNNNNNNNNNNNNNNNNNNNNNNNNNNNNNNNNNNNNNNNNNNNNNNNNNNNNNNNNNNNNNNNNNNNNNNNNNNNNNNNNNNNNNNNNNNNNNNNNNNNNNNNNNNNNNNNNNNNNNNNNNNNNNNNNNNNNNNNNNNNNNNNNNNNNNNNNNNNNNNNNNNNNNNNNNNNNNNNNNNNNNNNNNNNNNNNNNNNNNNNNNNNNNNNNNNNNNNNNNNNNNNNNNNNNNNNNNNNNNNNNNNNNNNNNNNNNNNNNNNNNNNNNNNNNNNNNNNNNNNNNNNNNNNNNNNNNNNNNNNNNNNNNNNNNNNNNNNNNNNNNNNNNNNNNNNNNNNNNNNNNNNNNNNNNNNNNNNNNNNNNNNNNNNNNNNNNNNNNNNNNNNNNNNNNNNNNNNNNNNNNNNNNNNNNNNNNNNNNNNNNNNNNNNNNNNNNNNNNNNNNNNNNNNNNNNNNNNNNNNNNNNNNNNNNNNNNNNNNNNNNNNNNNNNNNNNNNNNNNNNNNNNNNNNNNNNNNNNNNNNNNNNNNNNNNNNNNNNNNNNNNNNNNNNNNNNNNNNNNNNNNNNNNNNNNNNNNNNNNNNNNNNNNNNNNNNNNNNNNNNNNNNNNNNNNNNNNNNNNNNNNNNNNNNNNNNNNNNNNNNNNNNNNNNNNNNNNNNNNNNNNNNNNNNNNNNNNNNNNNNNNNNNNNNNNNNNNNNNNNNNNNNNNNNNNNNNNNNNNNNNNNNNNNNNNNNNNNNNNNNNNNNNNNNNNNNNNNNNNNNNNNNNNNNNNNNNNNNNNNNNNNNNNNNNNNNNNNNNNNNNNNNNNNNNNNNNNNNNNNNNNNNNNNNNNNNNNNNNNNNNNNNNNNNNNNNNNNNNNNNNNNNNNNNNNNNNNNNNNNNNNNNNNNNNNNNNNNNNNNNNNNNNNNNNNNNNNNNNNNNNNNNNNNNNNNNNNNNNNNNNNNNNNNNNNNNNNNNNNNNNNNNNNNNNNNNNNNNNNNNNNNNNNNNNNNNNNNNNNNNNNNNNNNNNNNNNNNNNNNNNNNNNNNNNNNNNNNNNNNNNNNNNNNNNNNNNNNNNNNNNNNNNNNNNNNNNNNNNNNNNNNNNNNNNNNNNNNNNNNNNNNNNNNNNNNNNNNNNNNNNNNNNNNNNNNNNNNNNNNNNNNNNNNNNNNNNNNNNNNNNNNNNNNNNNNNNNNNNNNNNNNNNNNNNNNNNNNNNNNNNNNNNNNNNNNNNNNNNNNNNNNNNNNNNNNNNNNNNNNNNNNNNNNNNNNNNNNNNNNNNNNNNNNNNNNNNNNNNNNNNNNNNNNNNNNNNNNNNNNNNNNNNNNNNNNNNNNNNNNNNNNNNNNNNNNNNNNNNNNNNNNNNNNNNNNNNNNNNNNNNNNNNNNNNNNNNNNNNNNNNNNNNNNNNNNNNNNNNNNNNNNNNNNNNNNNNNNNNNNNNNNNNNNNNNNNNNNNNNNNNNNNNNNNNNNNNNNNNNNNNNNNNNNNNNNNNNNNNNNNNNNNNNNNNNNNNNNNNNNNNNNNNNNNNNNNNNNNNNNNNNNNNNNNNNNNNNNNNNNNNNNNNNNNNNNNNNNNNNNNNNNNNNNNNNNNNNNNNNNNNNNNNNNNNNNNNNNNNNNNNNNNNNNNNNNNNNNNNNNNNNNNNNNNNNNNNNNNNNNNNNNNNNNNNNNNNNNNNNNNNNNNNNNNNNNNNNNNNNNNNNNNNNNNNNNNNNNNNNNNNNNNNNNNNNNNNNNNNNNNNNNNNNNNNNNNNNNNNNNNNNNNNNNNNNNNNNNNNNNNNNNNNNNNNNNNNNNNNNNNNNNNNNNNNNNNNNNNNNNNNNNNNNNNNNNNNNNNNNNNNNNNNNNNNNNNNNNNNNNNNNNNNNNNNNNNNNNNNNNNNNNNNNNNNNNNNNNNNNNNNNNNNNNNNNNNNNNNNNNNNNNNNNNNNNNNNNNNNNNNNNNNNNNNNNNNNNNNNNNNNNNNNNNNNNNNNNNNNNNNNNNNNNNNNNNNNNNNNNNNNNNNNNNNNNNNNNNNNNNNNNNNNNNNNNNNNNNNNNNNNNNNNNNNNNNNNNNNNNNNNNNNNNNNNNNNNNNNNNNNNNNNNNNNNNNNNNNNNNNNNNNNNNNNNNNNNNNNNNNNNNNNNNNNNNNNNNNNNNNNNNNNNNNNNNNNNNNNNNNNNNNNNNNNNNNNNNNNNNNNNNNNNNNNNNNNNNNNNNNNNNNNNNNNNNNNNNNNNNNNNNNNNNNNNNNNNNNNNNNNNNNNNNNNNNNNNNNNNNNNNNNNNNNNNNNNNNNNNNNNNNNNNNNNNNNNNNNNNNNNNNNNNNNNNNNNNNNNNNNNNNNNNNNNNNNNNNNNNNNNNNNNNNNNNNNNNNNNNNNNNNNNNNNNNNNNNNNNNNNNNNNNNNNNNNNNNNNNNNNNNNNNNNNNNNNNNNNNNNNNNNNNNNNNNNNNNNNNNNNNNNNNNNNNNNNNNNNNNNNNNNNNNNNNNNNNNNNNNNNNNNNNNNNNNNNNNNNNNNNNNNNNNNNNNNNNNNNNNNNNNNNNNNNNNNNNNNNNNNNNNTACATTGGTTTATTAATCactaacataattaattatgagaatgataacattaatattaatgtattcATTCATTAAGTACATTGTCGAACGTCCAATAAACAAGTATATTTGGCACACGTTGtttaaatatagttatttaacAGATGACGTAGGAATCAAGGAAGCAACATCTTCCTCAGCCTCCAAATGCATCAAAGTTGTAGCATGTTGGTAAGTAACCCCACAAGAACATCTTTAGATGTCTCAGAAGATTAAATGTCTGAAATGATTTTCTCGTCTACAAGCAACACCTCACATcctttatcattatatttatcaCACGAGTCTTTTATTTTGTGTGAGAGACGTTACACAATCCTTGAGAAACATAATCATCATTAATCTCGAAAATCCAATATCTTTAGTGTATGTTGAAGTTATACTTCAGTTGCAGCagttacaataattttattttctcatttaatttctgttttaaaatatgtttgactgTTTCAAACAGCTTAGTCagttttagatattttagaaAGTTCCTATTTTCCTGCTTTGTGCAGTTGTATGCAGTTTGAATATTTGNNNNNNNNNNNNNNNNNNNNNNNNNNNNNNNNNNNNNNNNNNNNNNNNNNNNNNNNNNNNNNNNNNNNNNNNNNNNNNNNNNNNNNNNNNNNNNNNNNNNNNNNNNNNNNNNNNNNNNNNNNNNNNNNNNNNNNNNNNNNNNNNNNNNNNNNNNNNNNNNNNNNNNNNNNNNNNNNNNNNNNNNNNNNNNNNNNNNNNNNNNNNNNNNNNNNNNNNNNNNNNNNNNNNNNNNNNNNNNNNNNNNNNNNNNNNNNNNNNNNNNNNNNNNNNNNNNNNNNNNNNNNNNNNNNNNNNNNNNNNNNNNNNNNNNNNNNNNNNNNNNNNNNNNNNNNNNNNNNNNNNNNNNNNNNNNNNNNNNNNNNNNNNNNNNNNNNNNNNNNNNNNNNNNNNNNNNNNNNNNNNNNNNNNNNNNNNNNNNNNNNNNNNNNNNNNNNNNNNNNNNNNNNNNNNNNNNNNNNNNNNNNNNNNNNNNNNNNNNNNNNNNNNNNNNNNNNNNNNNNNNNNNNNNNNNNNNNNNNNNNNNNNNNNNNNNNNNNNNNNNNNNNNNNNNNNNNNNNNNNNNNNNNNNNNNNNNNNNNNNNNNNNNNNNNNNNNNNNNNNNNNNNNNNNNNNNNNNNNNNNNNNNNNNNNNNNNNCTTTGTGCAGTTGTATGCAGTTTGAATATTTGGTGTATTTAAAGCACTcattaattcaataaaatacgTAGCTTTTACTCCAAAAACCTCTAACAAATTGGTATCGGAACTCTCTTCTTGAGGGACCtgtgagaaatattttttatccctATGGATTCACAAACACCGTACACGGCACTAGCACCACCCATTTTTT
This DNA window, taken from Vigna radiata var. radiata cultivar VC1973A chromosome 5, Vradiata_ver6, whole genome shotgun sequence, encodes the following:
- the LOC106760403 gene encoding probable 2-oxoglutarate-dependent dioxygenase AOP1.2 — translated: MTISCFDFWKGGIAVEEGSEEWKEMSMKVKEACESDGCFLLRCDEINSKGAREELFKNMKALFHLPQETKQQYISPRPFRSFSLYNYMDTHYESFGLDDVLLSTSVDTLTNLMWPQGNPHFCETLKGMGLKMSDLSLVILKMIVDGYGLSHHHILEVENMKSSSDVRLNMYYTEKSNVENKYKSNGHIDKNTLTILWENEVQGLQVLSKTGTWIDILIPDNCFVVIVGDALKAWSNGRLHAATHRVIMSGEKERYTFGVFVAPKEEMKIEVPRDLVDDKIHPLHYRPFHYGEFLNFFASTRSQNMENALEVFAGF